One stretch of Betaproteobacteria bacterium DNA includes these proteins:
- a CDS encoding 3-carboxy-cis,cis-muconate cycloisomerase: protein MNLFARVLIAPEIEAVFSDEALMAAMVRFEVELAGAQAQTGLIPPEAALTISNAAESFSINAQTLITEGAHAGTPIIPFVKALRAQVAKYDPRASDFVHFGTTSQDVMDTAMALLTREAVERLSKTLSVCVTEARHLALTHRDTPMLARTLMQAAGVTTFGYKAAQWCLALAQGQQRLLATARRALAVSLGGAVGNLAAYKDQGVQVRAALARRLDLHDPGHTWHTYRQNWIALATDTALLCGTMAKIAQDVALLAQSEVGEASEPTAEGRGGSSAMPHKRNPVLSLRVIAATRPIPGFISNLLATMPQEHERALGSWQAELAQWPSVFTHALSAVNAMAELLTRLEIHADKCKENIGAMQGVIFAEELARVLTPAMGKAEAESLMSNLCQRALRERRPLHGLLWEFLETDHRCKNTDLSEVAKRFGIKSAATASARLVEGIVDQIPGAPPSAPSFAPLLAGSESETTPNPAARVRRRTSGLAT from the coding sequence ATGAACCTGTTCGCGCGCGTGCTCATCGCGCCGGAGATCGAAGCCGTGTTTTCGGACGAAGCTCTGATGGCCGCCATGGTGCGCTTCGAAGTGGAGCTTGCAGGAGCGCAGGCGCAGACCGGCTTAATTCCGCCCGAGGCCGCGCTGACCATCTCGAATGCGGCTGAGAGCTTTTCGATAAACGCGCAGACCCTAATCACAGAGGGTGCCCATGCCGGCACCCCCATTATTCCTTTCGTCAAAGCCCTCAGGGCTCAAGTAGCTAAATACGATCCGCGCGCCAGCGACTTCGTGCATTTCGGCACCACCAGCCAGGACGTGATGGATACCGCGATGGCGCTCCTCACCCGCGAAGCTGTCGAACGCTTGAGCAAAACGCTGAGCGTTTGTGTCACCGAAGCCCGCCATCTCGCCCTCACCCATCGCGACACACCCATGCTGGCTCGCACACTCATGCAGGCCGCTGGTGTCACCACCTTCGGTTACAAAGCCGCACAGTGGTGCTTGGCTTTGGCGCAAGGACAGCAACGCCTACTAGCGACGGCACGCAGGGCGCTCGCAGTATCGCTTGGCGGGGCCGTAGGGAACCTGGCTGCGTACAAGGATCAAGGGGTACAAGTGCGCGCCGCACTGGCTCGGAGATTGGATCTCCACGACCCAGGCCACACTTGGCACACGTACCGGCAAAACTGGATCGCGCTCGCCACCGACACGGCGCTCTTGTGCGGAACCATGGCGAAGATTGCGCAAGACGTGGCACTGCTGGCTCAAAGCGAAGTGGGCGAGGCGAGCGAACCCACGGCAGAAGGCCGTGGCGGTTCCAGCGCCATGCCCCACAAACGCAATCCCGTGCTGTCCTTGCGCGTCATTGCGGCCACTCGACCCATTCCGGGATTCATCTCGAACCTACTCGCAACCATGCCTCAGGAGCACGAGCGCGCGTTGGGAAGTTGGCAAGCCGAGTTGGCCCAATGGCCATCGGTCTTCACCCACGCATTGAGTGCGGTAAACGCCATGGCGGAACTTCTAACGAGGCTCGAGATTCACGCAGACAAGTGCAAGGAAAACATCGGCGCGATGCAGGGCGTGATATTCGCCGAGGAATTGGCAAGAGTGCTAACTCCTGCAATGGGTAAAGCCGAGGCAGAGTCGTTGATGTCCAACCTGTGCCAACGCGCCCTCCGGGAACGGCGGCCGCTCCACGGCTTGCTGTGGGAATTCCTCGAGACCGATCATCGTTGCAAGAACACCGATCTTTCCGAGGTGGCAAAACGTTTCGGCATCAAGTCCGCCGCGACGGCTTCCGCTCGCTTGGTCGAAGGCATTGTGGACCAGATTCCCGGAGCACCACCTTCAGCACCTTCGTTCGCACCCCTGCTTGCCGGGAGCGAGAGCGAAACTACGCCGAACCCGGCTGCTCGGGTTCGGCGCAGAACGAGCGGGCTCGCCACATAG